One region of Gossypium raimondii isolate GPD5lz chromosome 6, ASM2569854v1, whole genome shotgun sequence genomic DNA includes:
- the LOC105774653 gene encoding serine/threonine-protein kinase RIPK: MTVMKITWRSIIPSCSKGVVKPEGKPKKDVSKQGSFTRFAMLDLSYPSSMLSEDLSTSLAGSNLHVFTLGELRLITNSFSSANFLGQGGFGPVHKGFIDDKLRPGLKAQSVAVKLLDLEGLQGHREWLTEVIFLAQLRHPHLVKLIGYCCEEEHRLLVYEYMPRGSLENQLFRRYSVSLPWATRMKIALGAAKGLAYLHEAEKPVIYRDFKASNILLDSDYTAKLSDFGLAKDGPEGDDTHVSTRVMGTEGYAAPEYVMTGHLTVMSDVYSFGVVLLELLTGRRSLDKKRSPREQNLVEWARPILNDARKLGRIMDPRLEGQYSEMGARKAAALAYQCLSQRPKQRPKMCDVVGILEPLQDYEDIPIGSFVYTVPNQSGSPKEEEKECESKKKETGHHQRNHKPHHHGHGHQNRSPKMSPIHSKNDTLESKLNSPLHHTARGA, from the exons ATGACAGTGATGAAAATTACATGGAGATCCATCATCCCTAGCTGTTCCAAGGGTGTTGTAAAACCAGAAGGCAAGCCTAAGAAGGATGTTTCGAAACAAGGTTCATTTACTAGGTTTGCAATGTTAGACTTAAGTTATCCAAGCTCAATGTTGTCGGAGGATCTGTCTACCTCGCTTGCCGGTTCGAATCTTCATGTTTTTACGCTTGGGGAGCTAAGACTGATAACAAACAGCTTTTCATCGGCTAACTTTCTGGGTCAAGGTGGGTTTGGACCAGTTCATAAAGGGTTCATTGATGACAAGCTTAGGCCTGGATTGAAAGCTCAATCGGTGGCTGTTAAGCTCCTGGATTTAGAAGGCCTGCAAGGACATAGAGAGTGGTTG ACTGAAGTGATCTTTCTTGCACAATTGAGGCACCCACATCTTGTGAAGTTGATCGGATATTGCTGCGAAGAAGAACATAGACTGCTGGTTTATGAATATATGCCAAGAGGCAGCTTGGAGAACCAGCTATTTCGAA GGTACTCGGTTTCTCTTCCATGGGCGACGAGGATGAAAATTGCTCTTGGAGCTGCCAAGGGTCTTGCCTATCTCCATGAAGCAGAAAAACCAGTAATTTACCGAGATTTCAAAGCGTCGAATATCTTGTTAGACTCT GATTACACGGCCAAACTTTCAGATTTTGGTCTCGCAAAAGATGGTCCGGAAGGGGATGACACGCATGTATCCACCAGGGTGATGGGGACAGAAGGCTACGCTGCTCCTGAATACGTCATGACAGGTCACTTGACGGTTATGAGTGATGTGTATAGCTTTGGAGTGGTACTTTTGGAGCTTTTAACAGGGAGAAGATCTTTAGACAAGAAACGTAGCCCAAGAGAGCAGAACTTGGTAGAGTGGGCGAGGCCAATATTGAATGATGCCAGGAAACTTGGGCGGATAATGGATCCTAGACTGGAAGGCCAATACTCGGAAATGGGGGCACGAAAGGCAGCTGCATTGGCTTATCAATGCCTTAGCCAACGCCCAAAGCAAAGACCAAAAATGTGTGATGTGGTGGGGATTTTGGAGCCCCTTCAGGATTATGAAGACATCCCAATTGGTTCCTTCGTTTATACGGTTCCAAACCAAAGTGGTTCACCAAAGGAGGAGGAGAAGGAATGTGAATCTAAAAAGAAAGAGACTGGGCATCATCAAAGAAACCACAAACCTCATCATCACGGCCATGGGCATCAAAACAGGTCACCAAAAATGTCTCCCATTCACTCCAAAAACGACACCCTTGAAAGTAAGTTGAATTCTCCCTTGCATCATACAGCAAGGGGAGCATAG
- the LOC105774878 gene encoding trimethyltridecatetraene synthase, with protein sequence MESPSWLVLSIAWLASLAFLSKIFIGWRCRQLKFPPGPNPWPIIGNLNLIGSLPHQSLHKLSQLYGPLMQLKFGSYPVVVASSAEMAKEFLKKHDHIFASRPQTAAGKYTTYNYCNITWAPYGPYWRQGRKIYLHELFSSKRLESFVYIRVEEMQAFVSRLYRLSGKPIGVKEQLSRVTLSIISRIVLGKKYFSEKSDDRLGSNSIVSLQEFQEILDELFLLNGVLNIGDWIPWLDFLDLQGYVKRMKALKKKLDPFHDHVFDEHKQKKKEFSKDFVPQDMVDLLLQLADDPDSEVKLTYDGVRGFTQDLIAGGTDTSATTVEWAISELIRQPQLIRQATEELDRVIGRERWVEERDIPQLPYIDAIMKETMRKHPVSVLLAPHLALEDCNVAGYHIRKGTRVFVNTWSIGRDPLLWEQPEEFRPERFIGRKIDVKGQNFELLPFGSGRRMCPGYSLGLKMIQSSLANLLHGFNWKLPDNTKAEDLSMDEVYGLATPRKFPLVAVIEPRLPLHLYI encoded by the exons ATGGAGTCCCCGTCTTGGCTTGTTCTGTCCATAGCATGGCTAGCTTCTCTAGCCTTCCTCTCCAAAATTTTCATTGGCTGGCGATGCAGACAACTGAAGTTTCCACCAGGTCCCAACCCCTGGCCTATCATTGGCAACCTTAATCTCATCGGGTCCCTCCCGCATCAATCTCTTCACAAACTATCCCAACTTTACGGGCCATTGATGCAGCTCAAATTTGGTTCCTATCCTGTAGTGGTTGCCTCATCTGCAGAGATGGCTAAGGAGTTTCTAAAGAAACATGACCATATCTTTGCTTCTAGACCCCAAACTGCAGCCGGCAAGTACACTACTTATAACTACTGCAATATCACATGGGCACCGTATGGACCATACTGGCGCCAAGGCCGCAAAATTTACCTGCATGAGCTGTTCAGCTCGAAAAGACTCGAGTCCTTCGTGTACATCCGAGTCGAGGAAATGCAAGCTTTTGTCTCCCGCCTGTATAGATTATCAGGGAAGCCGATTGGGGTTAAAGAGCAGCTCTCACGTGTTACTCTCAGTATCATAAGCAGAATCGTGTTGGGGAAGAAGTACTTCAGTGAGAAGAGCGATGATCGGCTTGGATCGAATTCGATAGTGAGTCTGCAAGAGTTTCAAGAGATTCTAGACGAGTTGTTCTTGTTGAATGGAGTGTTGAATATTGGGGATTGGATACCTTGGCTAGACTTTTTGGATTTGCAGGGCTACGTGAAACGAATGAAGGCTTTGAAGAAAAAACTTGACCCATTTCACGACCATGTGTTTGATGAACATaagcagaaaaagaaagaattctCCAAGGATTTTGTGCCACAAGACATGGTGGATTTATTGTTACAGCTAGCTGATGACCCTGATAGTGAAGTTAAGCTCACTTATGATGGTGTAAGGGGGTTCACACAG GATCTGATAGCTGGAGGCACAGATACGTCAGCAACAACAGTGGAATGGGCAATCTCTGAATTGATCAGGCAACCACAACTCATCAGACAAGCAACCGAAGAACTCGACAGAGTGATTGGGAGGGAGAGATGGGTAGAAGAGAGAGACATCCCACAACTTCCTTACATAGATGCAATCATGAAAGAGACAATGAGGAAACACCCTGTTTCTGTATTGCTAGCACCACACTTGGCCTTGGAAGATTGTAATGTGGCTGGATACCATATTCGCAAAGGAACTAGAGTCTTCGTAAATACCTGGAGCATAGGGAGAGACCCGCTCCTATGGGAACAACCCGAGGAGTTTCGCCCTGAGAGGTTCATAGGGAGGAAAATCGATGTGAAGGGCCAAAATTTTGAGCTATTGCCATTTGGTTCAGGGAGGAGGATGTGTCCTGGCTACAGCCTCGGACTAAAGATGATTCAATCAAGCTTAGCGAACTTGTTGCATGGCTTCAATTGGAAATTGCCTGACAATACTAAAGCAGAAGATTTGAGCATGGATGAGGTTTATGGATTGGCAACACCAAGAAAGTTTCCACTTGTTGCAGTTATAGAGCCTCGTCTGCCCCTTCATCTTTATATCTGA